From Paracoccus aminovorans, one genomic window encodes:
- a CDS encoding Lrp/AsnC family transcriptional regulator — MSDDRQTPVRLDDTDRKILSLLQEDATLSLDDIAARVGASKTPVWNRIRKLREGGVIRAQVALLDPDSLGLDACFFVLIRTSEHDPEWARRFLAAVRARPEVIEAHRLAGDIDYILKVRVRNARAYDRFYQALIAEVKIHNVTALLSMEELKATTALPLE; from the coding sequence ATGAGCGACGACCGACAAACACCCGTGCGGCTGGACGATACCGACCGCAAAATCCTGTCCCTGCTGCAAGAGGACGCGACGCTGTCGCTCGACGACATCGCGGCCCGGGTGGGGGCCTCGAAGACCCCGGTCTGGAACCGGATTCGCAAGCTGCGCGAGGGTGGCGTCATCCGGGCACAGGTGGCGCTGCTGGACCCCGATTCGCTGGGGTTGGACGCCTGCTTCTTCGTCCTGATCCGCACCAGCGAACACGATCCGGAATGGGCGCGCCGGTTCCTGGCGGCGGTGCGTGCCCGCCCCGAGGTGATCGAGGCCCACCGGCTGGCCGGCGACATCGACTATATCCTGAAGGTGCGGGTGCGGAATGCGCGGGCCTACGACCGCTTCTACCAGGCGCTGATCGCCGAAGTGAAGATCCACAACGTCACCGCGCTGTTGTCCATGGAAGAGCTGAAGGCGACGACCGCGCTGCCGTTGGAATGA
- a CDS encoding Lrp/AsnC ligand binding domain-containing protein codes for MRPVFVQFRCTPGKTYEVADAIYDREIVSELYSTSGEYDLLAKIYVPEDKDVGHFLSEALFDIPDIVRTLTTMTFKAF; via the coding sequence ATGCGCCCGGTTTTCGTCCAGTTCCGTTGCACGCCCGGCAAGACCTACGAGGTCGCCGACGCGATCTACGACCGCGAGATCGTCAGCGAGCTTTACTCGACCTCGGGGGAATACGACCTGCTGGCCAAGATCTATGTGCCCGAGGACAAGGATGTCGGCCATTTCCTGTCCGAGGCCCTGTTCGACATCCCCGACATCGTGCGCACGCTGACCACGATGACCTTCAAGGCTTTCTAA
- a CDS encoding pyridoxal phosphate-dependent aminotransferase, which translates to MTRFRFAPLVAALPASVPFTGPETLERRAGRPFRARLGANENGFGPSPRAVAAMQRAAVEVWKYGDPDSHDLRHALAAHHGVAPENVMVGEGIDGLLGLLVRLTVAPGEAVVTSDGAYPTFNYHVAGFGGRLVKVPYRDDAEDPGALAGAARDQNARLVYLANPDNPMGSWHTAGRIEALLDDLPAASLLVLDEAYAEFAPEEAIPRIDPEDARVIRLRTFSKAYAMAGARVGYAIGPAELIASFDRIRNHFGMNRISQIGAVAALEDADWLAHVRAEVAASRDRLAGIAQSNGLTALPSATNFVALDTHCDGAFAGALLQTLARQGIFARMPGVAPMDRCIRVSCGPEPDMAAFAEALPRALKALS; encoded by the coding sequence ATGACCCGGTTCCGCTTCGCCCCCCTTGTCGCCGCGCTGCCCGCCAGCGTGCCCTTCACCGGACCCGAGACGCTGGAGCGGCGTGCCGGCCGGCCTTTCCGCGCCCGGCTGGGGGCCAATGAAAACGGCTTCGGCCCGTCGCCGCGGGCGGTGGCGGCCATGCAGCGGGCGGCGGTCGAGGTCTGGAAATACGGTGACCCCGACAGCCACGACCTGCGCCACGCGCTGGCTGCGCATCATGGAGTCGCGCCGGAGAACGTCATGGTGGGGGAGGGCATCGACGGGCTTCTGGGCCTTCTGGTGCGGCTGACGGTGGCGCCGGGCGAGGCGGTGGTGACCTCGGACGGCGCCTATCCGACCTTCAACTACCATGTCGCGGGATTCGGCGGCCGGCTGGTCAAGGTGCCCTATCGCGACGATGCCGAGGATCCCGGGGCGCTGGCCGGCGCCGCCCGCGACCAGAACGCGCGGCTGGTCTATCTGGCGAATCCGGACAATCCCATGGGCAGCTGGCATACCGCCGGCCGCATCGAGGCCCTGCTGGACGACCTGCCCGCCGCCAGCCTGCTGGTTCTGGACGAGGCCTATGCCGAATTCGCCCCCGAGGAAGCCATACCTCGGATCGACCCCGAGGATGCGCGGGTGATCCGGCTTCGCACCTTTTCCAAGGCCTATGCCATGGCCGGCGCTCGCGTGGGCTATGCGATCGGTCCGGCCGAGCTGATCGCCAGCTTCGACCGCATCCGCAACCATTTCGGCATGAACCGCATCTCGCAGATCGGGGCGGTGGCCGCGCTCGAAGATGCGGACTGGCTGGCGCATGTCCGGGCCGAGGTGGCCGCGTCCCGTGACCGCCTCGCGGGGATCGCGCAGTCGAACGGGCTGACGGCGCTGCCCTCGGCGACGAATTTCGTCGCCCTCGACACGCATTGCGACGGCGCCTTCGCTGGCGCGCTGCTCCAGACGCTGGCGCGGCAGGGCATCTTCGCCCGCATGCCGGGCGTCGCGCCGATGGATCGCTGCATCCGTGTCTCTTGCGGCCCCGAGCCTGACATGGCCGCCTTCGCCGAGGCGCTGCCCCGCGCGCTCAAGGCGCTGAGCTGA
- a CDS encoding DUF2849 domain-containing protein — MSKGFTPSPATPGVITANDLRMGHCVWMRNGQWTADPREAELFEDVAIAELALLDAIAQADLVVGAYLVEARRGPDGRPEPAHFREAFRRSGPTHKHFQQAAFEASNV, encoded by the coding sequence ATGTCCAAGGGCTTCACCCCATCCCCCGCAACCCCCGGCGTCATCACGGCGAATGACCTGCGCATGGGCCATTGCGTGTGGATGCGTAACGGCCAATGGACCGCCGACCCGCGCGAGGCCGAGCTGTTCGAGGACGTGGCCATCGCCGAACTGGCCCTGCTCGACGCCATCGCCCAGGCCGACCTGGTCGTCGGCGCCTATCTGGTCGAAGCCAGGCGCGGCCCCGACGGCCGCCCCGAGCCGGCCCATTTCCGCGAGGCGTTCCGCCGCAGCGGCCCGACCCACAAGCATTTCCAGCAAGCCGCATTCGAGGCCAGCAATGTTTGA